From the genome of Planctomycetaceae bacterium:
CCTTAATTATAGCAAGACAGGGCGCTCAATTTTTTGTGATTGAGCGCCCTAACAATTCAAATACCAATTATTTCCTGCGTCTTGCAAGGAACAAGCTGCCCAATCCCAACAGGGCCATAGTTACTGGTTCCGGAACATAAACCATATTCGCGAACTC
Proteins encoded in this window:
- a CDS encoding PEP-CTERM sorting domain-containing protein, which produces MVYVPEPVTMALLGLGSLFLARRRK